A part of Melittangium boletus DSM 14713 genomic DNA contains:
- a CDS encoding iron-containing alcohol dehydrogenase, whose translation MKPFDLPSEPRITEMSWPTKVVFGAGALQRVPAQVARLNMTRPLVMTDGGVVKAGLVQRLYDVLKAAGVAYASFEQVKPDPTEHDAFAGLEAYRQNGCDGIIAIGGGSPLDAAKLVQVLATHEPPLSRYDDATGGDQFVRDNMPPLIAIPTTAGTGSEVSRSGVATLSDTGRKTVIFSPFLMPKAAICDPELTLGLPPGPTAATGMDAFTHCLEAYLSNGFHPLADAVSIDGIARVARSLPTAVADGKSLLARTDMMVAAMQGAMAFQKGLGACHALAHALTPTSGVHHGLANAIVLPVVMEFNRPVCTARLARVAVAMGDTSHSREEVLAANAVERVRKLNATIGIPARLRDVGVQEKDLERIADKAFQDASHRGNPRPCTQDDLLAMIRESY comes from the coding sequence ATGAAACCCTTCGACTTGCCGAGTGAACCGCGCATCACCGAGATGTCCTGGCCCACGAAGGTCGTCTTCGGGGCCGGGGCGCTCCAGCGCGTGCCCGCCCAGGTGGCACGGCTGAACATGACGCGTCCGTTGGTGATGACGGACGGAGGCGTGGTGAAGGCGGGGCTCGTGCAGCGCCTGTACGACGTGCTCAAGGCCGCGGGCGTGGCGTACGCCTCCTTCGAGCAGGTCAAGCCGGATCCCACCGAGCACGATGCCTTCGCGGGGCTGGAGGCGTACCGCCAGAACGGGTGCGACGGCATCATCGCCATTGGCGGGGGCAGTCCGCTGGACGCGGCCAAGCTCGTGCAGGTGCTCGCCACGCACGAGCCGCCCCTGTCGCGCTACGACGACGCGACGGGAGGCGACCAGTTCGTGCGCGACAACATGCCGCCGCTCATCGCCATTCCCACCACCGCGGGCACGGGCTCGGAGGTGAGCCGCTCGGGCGTGGCGACGCTGTCGGACACGGGCCGCAAGACGGTCATCTTCAGCCCGTTCCTCATGCCCAAGGCGGCCATCTGCGACCCCGAGCTGACGCTGGGCCTGCCGCCCGGGCCCACCGCGGCCACGGGCATGGACGCCTTCACGCACTGCTTGGAGGCCTACCTGTCCAACGGCTTCCACCCCCTGGCGGACGCGGTGTCCATCGACGGCATCGCCCGCGTGGCGCGCTCGCTGCCCACCGCCGTGGCCGACGGGAAGAGCCTCCTGGCGCGCACGGACATGATGGTGGCCGCCATGCAGGGCGCCATGGCCTTCCAGAAGGGGCTCGGGGCGTGCCACGCGCTGGCCCATGCGCTCACGCCGACGTCCGGTGTGCACCATGGCCTCGCCAACGCCATCGTCCTGCCCGTGGTCATGGAGTTCAACCGCCCGGTGTGCACGGCGCGGCTGGCGCGCGTGGCCGTGGCCATGGGTGACACCTCCCACTCGCGCGAGGAAGTGCTCGCCGCCAACGCCGTCGAGCGCGTGCGCAAGCTCAACGCCACTATCGGTATTCCGGCGCGTCTGAGGGATGTGGGCGTACAGGAGAAGGACCTGGAACGCATCGCGGATAAGGCCTTCCAGGACGCTTCGCATCGGGGTAATCCTCGCCCGTGCACCCAGGATGACCTACTCGCGATGATTCGAGAATCGTACTAG
- a CDS encoding glutamine synthetase family protein: MASRSKAKVITLPSPASRRARAKDKEKERGDTGRPLGRVPSGTDVLLKWFEQKGVRQVKLGAVDLDGVWRGKYVSVEKFFSACKSGMGFCDVVFGWDIADELLDNTKVTGWHTGYPDGMCRVDTSSARIIPWEPDTAAFLLDFVHPDGSPFEPSPRQLLQKIGQRARDMGYVPKFGAEYEFFIFKETPQSLKDKGYTQLTPLTPGMFGYSWLRTSLNAPLVHAIINGCRDFGVELEGFHTETGPGVFEAAIRYDTLEKIADKAVLFKTAVKEICARHGLTACFMAKVDPKLPGCSGHIHQSLWSTKEEENVFHDSDAQDGMSQTMRHYIGGQMELMPELTALYWPTINSYKRSVENTWAPVTATWGRENRTTAVRVIGDSPKSMRLEYRQTGADMNAYLGMAASLAAGLWGIENEVEPPEMCAGNGYASEAPPLPRTLKEAVALLKRSERARQILGEEFVDHFVRTREWEARQYERAVTNWELERYMELI, from the coding sequence ATGGCGAGTCGTTCCAAGGCGAAAGTCATCACGTTGCCATCCCCCGCGAGCCGGCGGGCGCGCGCGAAGGACAAGGAGAAGGAGCGCGGTGACACGGGCAGACCCCTGGGACGCGTTCCCTCGGGGACGGACGTGCTGCTCAAGTGGTTCGAGCAGAAGGGCGTCCGGCAGGTGAAGCTGGGCGCGGTGGACCTGGACGGCGTGTGGCGCGGCAAATACGTCTCGGTCGAGAAGTTCTTCTCCGCCTGTAAGAGCGGCATGGGCTTCTGTGACGTGGTGTTCGGCTGGGACATCGCGGACGAGCTGCTCGACAACACGAAGGTGACGGGCTGGCACACGGGCTACCCGGACGGCATGTGCCGCGTGGACACGAGCTCCGCGCGCATCATCCCCTGGGAGCCGGACACGGCCGCCTTCCTGCTGGACTTCGTCCACCCGGACGGTTCGCCCTTCGAGCCGAGTCCTCGCCAGCTCCTGCAGAAGATTGGCCAGCGCGCGCGTGACATGGGGTACGTGCCCAAGTTCGGCGCCGAGTACGAGTTCTTCATCTTCAAGGAGACGCCGCAGTCGCTCAAGGACAAGGGCTACACCCAGCTCACGCCCCTGACGCCCGGCATGTTCGGCTACTCGTGGCTGCGCACGTCGCTCAACGCGCCGCTCGTGCATGCCATCATCAACGGCTGCCGTGACTTCGGCGTGGAGCTGGAGGGCTTCCATACGGAGACCGGACCGGGCGTCTTCGAGGCGGCCATCCGCTACGACACGCTGGAGAAGATCGCGGACAAGGCGGTGCTCTTCAAGACGGCGGTCAAGGAGATCTGCGCGCGCCACGGGCTCACCGCCTGCTTCATGGCGAAGGTGGATCCGAAGCTGCCCGGCTGCTCGGGGCACATCCACCAGTCGCTGTGGTCGACGAAGGAGGAGGAGAACGTCTTCCACGACTCCGACGCGCAGGACGGCATGAGCCAGACGATGCGCCACTACATCGGCGGGCAGATGGAGCTGATGCCGGAGCTGACGGCGCTCTACTGGCCCACCATCAACAGCTACAAGCGCAGCGTGGAGAACACGTGGGCGCCCGTCACGGCGACGTGGGGCCGGGAGAACCGCACCACCGCGGTGCGCGTGATTGGCGACAGCCCCAAGTCCATGCGCCTGGAGTACCGGCAGACGGGCGCGGACATGAACGCCTATCTCGGCATGGCGGCGAGCCTGGCCGCTGGGCTGTGGGGCATCGAGAACGAGGTGGAGCCGCCCGAGATGTGCGCGGGCAATGGCTACGCCTCCGAGGCGCCCCCGCTGCCGCGCACGCTCAAGGAGGCGGTGGCGCTGCTCAAGCGGTCCGAGCGTGCCCGGCAGATCCTGGGCGAGGAGTTCGTGGACCACTTCGTGCGCACGCGCGAGTGGGAAGCGCGTCAGTACGAGCGCGCCGTGACGAATTGGGAGCTCGAGCGCTATATGGAGCTCATCTAG
- a CDS encoding glutamine amidotransferase translates to MKNVLLLKAGDAARPVQLSVGDYEHWFVESLAPGGCRFDILHAHRDAPLPSSTTGYDAVMMTGSPLSVTQLEPWMERAADFMLNAAARGTPVLGVCFGHQLLAHAHGARVVRNTEGREIGTVEVRLTPEGREDPLFEGLPGSFAVQATHEDIVERAPEGATVLAGNANTAVQALAFGPRIRGVQFHPEVHPAAMRALILARAEKLEAEAASRGFAPGERVPRLLAGILPTTAGQTLLRNFVERFT, encoded by the coding sequence ATGAAGAACGTTCTCCTGTTGAAAGCCGGCGATGCGGCCCGGCCCGTGCAACTGAGTGTGGGGGATTACGAGCACTGGTTCGTCGAGTCGCTCGCGCCCGGAGGGTGCCGCTTCGACATCCTCCATGCCCACCGCGACGCGCCCCTGCCCTCCAGCACCACCGGCTACGACGCGGTGATGATGACCGGCTCGCCCCTGTCCGTGACGCAGCTGGAGCCCTGGATGGAGCGCGCCGCGGACTTCATGTTGAACGCGGCGGCCCGGGGCACGCCGGTGCTCGGGGTGTGCTTTGGGCATCAACTGCTCGCCCATGCCCATGGGGCGCGGGTGGTGCGCAACACCGAGGGCCGGGAGATTGGCACCGTGGAGGTGCGCCTGACGCCGGAGGGGCGGGAGGATCCCCTCTTCGAGGGGCTGCCCGGCTCCTTCGCCGTCCAGGCCACCCACGAGGACATCGTCGAGCGGGCGCCGGAAGGGGCCACGGTGTTGGCGGGCAACGCGAACACCGCCGTGCAGGCGCTCGCCTTCGGGCCCCGCATCCGCGGCGTGCAGTTCCACCCCGAGGTGCACCCGGCCGCCATGCGGGCGCTCATCCTCGCGCGGGCGGAGAAGCTGGAGGCCGAGGCCGCCAGCCGGGGGTTCGCACCTGGCGAGCGCGTGCCCCGGCTCCTGGCGGGAATCCTGCCCACCACCGCCGGGCAGACGCTCCTGCGAAACTTCGTGGAGCGGTTCACCTGA